A single Vespa crabro chromosome 21, iyVesCrab1.2, whole genome shotgun sequence DNA region contains:
- the LOC124431508 gene encoding mitogen-activated protein kinase kinase kinase kinase 5 isoform X5 codes for MALNANALSSDISRRNPQDEYELIQRIGSGTYGDVYKAKRLSMNDLAAIKVIKLEPGDDFAIIQQEILMMKDCRHPNIIAYYGSYLRRDKLWICMEYCGGGSLQDIYHITGPLSEIQIAYMCRETLMGLAYLHSMGKMHRDIKGANILLTEAGDVKLADFGVSAQITATINKRKSFIGTPYWMAPEVAAVERKGGYNQLCDIWACGITAIELAELQPPMFDLHPMRALFLMSKSGFKPPTLKDRDKWSPTFHNFVKVALTKNPKKRPTAEKLLQHAFFQGEMNKRLALELLQKVSNPSHMFTDLEADEDGAVPNVPQRIASRHTARPRPKSPISQLDSDDLINLDGSTLQRDSITPSVDTNPAWDIMDIMNNVKAVHNCDVHPDCGIGTAFEDVQENFSHTSTNLHESLLQYIDEELLLRGNAMSMVGGHCDQLYSLQATLPLGESSNECEVHCGYYNNVSGSQASPRRHSSVDELYGLVNSSHSLTAVNGQRQRSLSDSGPRDESLQSNGDNEISGDGERESISPDLLSDTPPVPPRRRDRKRHTPPRPISNGLPPTPKVHMGACFSKVFNGCPLRIHCTASWIHPDTRDQHLLIAAEEGIYNLNLNELHETAIDQLYPRRTIWMYVIKDVLMSLSGKTPQLYRHDLLAMQSKQTHRFSLHMNKIPERLVPRKFALTTKVPDTKGCTKCCVGRNPYNGYKYLCGAMPAGIFLMQWYDPLNKFMLLKHFDCALPSPLNIFEMIITPEMEYPMVCVSVKQPYQQNKLKLDLINMNSGASWFHSDELEDMDGSATVIPRRENLHVINVTQLEKDAILVCYENVVKVVTLQGKLRVSKKQMSELHFNFQIESIICLPDSVLAFHKHGMQGRSFKNGEVTQEISDPSRTYRLLGSDKVVMLESHLVHTGTLTETEGADLYILAGHEASY; via the exons ATGGCATTAAACGCTAACGCACTGTCCAGTGACATAAGTCGTAGAAATCCGCAGGACGAGTATGAGCTCATTCAACGAATAGGCAGTGGAACTTATGGAGATGTTTACAAG gCTAAAAGATTATCGATGAACGATCTTGCCGCCATCAAGGTTATCAAATTGGAGCCAG gtGATGATTTTGCTATCATACAGCAAGAAATCTTAATGATGAAAGATTGTAGACATCCCAATATCATAGCATATTATGGCAGCTACTTGAGAAGGGACAAATTATGGATATGTATGGAATATTGTGGGGGTGGATCATTACAAGATATTTATCACA TAACTGGACCATTATCAGAAATACAGATAGCGTATATGTGCAGAGAGACTCTTATGGGATTAGCTTATTTACATAGTATGGGAAAAATGCATCGTGATATAAAGGGTgccaatatattattaactgAGGCAGGTGATGTGAAATTAGCTGATTTTGGAGTGTCCGCTCAAATTACTgcaacaataaataaaaggaaaagttttATAGGTACTCCTTATTGGATGGCACCTGAG GTCGCAGCAGTAGAAAGAAAGGGTGGGTACAATCAATTGTGTGATATTTGGGCTTGTGGTATAACGGCGATAGAATTAGCAGAATTGCAACCTCCTATGTTTGATTTACATCCAATGAGAGCTTTATTCTTAATGTCCAAATCTGGTTTTAAACCTCCAACATTAAAAGACCGTGACAAATGGAGTCCAACGTTTCATAATTTCGTCAAAGTTGCTTTAACTAAAAATCCTAAAAAGAGGCCAACGGCAGAAAAATTATTGCAG catGCATTTTTTCAAGGAGAAATGAATAAACGATTGGCTTTGGAATTATTGCAGAAGGTATCAAATCCTAGTCATATGTTCACCGATTTAGAAGCTGATGAAGATGGAGCAGTACCTAATGTACCACAAAGAATTGCTTCAAGGCATACAGCAAGACCTAGGCCAAAAAGCCCCATATCGCAATTAGATAGTGAcg ATTTAATTAACCTCGATGGTAGTACATTACAAAGAGATTCTATAACTCCTTCGGTAGATACTAATCCAGCGTGGGATATTATggatataatgaataatgtgAAG gCGGTACATAATTGTGATGTTCATCCTGACTGTGGAATTGGCACTGCATTTGAAGATGTACAAGAAAA TTTTTCACATACATCCACTAATCTTCATGA GAGTCTATTGCAGTACATTGATGAGGAGTTGTTGCTAAG GGGAAATGCAATGTCGATGGTTGGTGGGCATTGCGATCAGCTATACTCCCTGCA ggCAACACTTCCGCTTGGAGAATCTTCAAACGAGTGCGAGGTACATTGTGGATACTACAATAATGTATCTG GGTCTCAAGCAAGTCCTAGACGTCACAGTTCTGTAGACGAGTTATATGGCTTGGTAAACAGTTCTCATTCCTTAACAGCTGTGAATGGGCAACGTCAAAGGTCACTTTCAGATAGTGGTCCTAGAGATGAATCTCTACAATCTAATG gaGATAATGAAATATCAGGAGATGGGGAAAGGGAAAGTATTAGTCCGGATCTTTTATCGGATACACCACCTGTACCACCAAGAAGAAGGGATAGAAAAAGGCATACACCTCCAAGACCTATAAGTAATGGCTTGCCACCAACTCCGAAGGTTCATATGGGAGCATGTTTTTCAAAg gTATTTAATGGTTGCCCTTTGAGAATACATTGTACAGCTAGTTGGATACATCCTGATACAAGAGATCAACATTTACTTATTGCTGCAGAGGAaggaatttataatttaaacttAAATGAACTCCATGAAACTGCAATAGATCAATTGTATCCTAGACGTACAATTTGGATGTATGTTATCAAGGATGTCCTTATGTCCTTGTCcg gAAAAACACCTCAATTATATAGACATGATTTATTAGCAATGCAGAGCAAACAGACTCATAGGTTCTCATTGCATATGAACAAAATACCCGAGAGATTAGTACCTAGAAAATTTGCACTTACTACAAAAGTACCAGATACTAAAGGTTGCACTAAGTGTTGCGTCGGAAGAAATCCATATAATGG ATATAAGTACCTTTGTGGGGCAATGCCAGcaggaatatttttaatgcagtGGTATGATcctttaaacaaatttatgcTTTTAAAGCACTTTGATTGTGCTCTCCCATCacctttaaatatatttgaaatgattATTACACCTGAAATGGAATATCCAATGGTGTGTGTATCAGTCAAACAACCATatcaacaaaataaattaaaattggatttaattaatatgaattctgGAGCAAGCTGGTTCCATAGCGATGAGCTAGAGGATATGGATGGTTCAG CAACTGTGATACCGAGAAGAGAAAATCTTCATGTCATTAATGTGACACAACTTGAAAAGGATGCAATACTTGTGTGTTATGAAa atGTAGTTAAGGTGGTTACGTTACAAGGAAAACTCAGGGTAAGCAAGAAGCAGATGTCGGAACTGCATTTCAATTTTCAGATAGAATCAATTA TTTGTTTACCAGATAGCGTATTGGCATTCCATAAACATGGTATGCAAGGTAGAAGTTTTAAGAATGGTGAAGTTACACAGGAAATTAGTGATCCAAGCAGAACATATAGGTTACTTGGTTCggataa GGTTGTAATGTTGGAAAGTCATTTGGTTCACACAGGCACATTGACAGAGACTGAAGGAgcagatttatatatacttgctGGGCATGAAGCCAGTTATTGA
- the LOC124431508 gene encoding mitogen-activated protein kinase kinase kinase kinase 5 isoform X6, producing the protein MALNANALSSDISRRNPQDEYELIQRIGSGTYGDVYKAKRLSMNDLAAIKVIKLEPGDDFAIIQQEILMMKDCRHPNIIAYYGSYLRRDKLWICMEYCGGGSLQDIYHITGPLSEIQIAYMCRETLMGLAYLHSMGKMHRDIKGANILLTEAGDVKLADFGVSAQITATINKRKSFIGTPYWMAPEVAAVERKGGYNQLCDIWACGITAIELAELQPPMFDLHPMRALFLMSKSGFKPPTLKDRDKWSPTFHNFVKVALTKNPKKRPTAEKLLQHAFFQGEMNKRLALELLQKVSNPSHMFTDLEADEDGAVPNVPQRIASRHTARPRPKSPISQLDSDDLINLDGSTLQRDSITPSVDTNPAWDIMDIMNNVKAVHNCDVHPDCGIGTAFEDVQEKSLLQYIDEELLLRGNAMSMVGGHCDQLYSLQATLPLGESSNECEVHCGYYNNVSGSQASPRRHSSVDELYGLVNSSHSLTAVNGQRQRSLSDSGPRDESLQSNGDNEISGDGERESISPDLLSDTPPVPPRRRDRKRHTPPRPISNGLPPTPKVHMGACFSKVFNGCPLRIHCTASWIHPDTRDQHLLIAAEEGIYNLNLNELHETAIDQLYPRRTIWMYVIKDVLMSLSGKTPQLYRHDLLAMQSKQTHRFSLHMNKIPERLVPRKFALTTKVPDTKGCTKCCVGRNPYNGYKYLCGAMPAGIFLMQWYDPLNKFMLLKHFDCALPSPLNIFEMIITPEMEYPMVCVSVKQPYQQNKLKLDLINMNSGASWFHSDELEDMDGSATVIPRRENLHVINVTQLEKDAILVCYENVVKVVTLQGKLRVSKKQMSELHFNFQIESIICLPDSVLAFHKHGMQGRSFKNGEVTQEISDPSRTYRLLGSDKVVMLESHLVHTGTLTETEGADLYILAGHEASY; encoded by the exons ATGGCATTAAACGCTAACGCACTGTCCAGTGACATAAGTCGTAGAAATCCGCAGGACGAGTATGAGCTCATTCAACGAATAGGCAGTGGAACTTATGGAGATGTTTACAAG gCTAAAAGATTATCGATGAACGATCTTGCCGCCATCAAGGTTATCAAATTGGAGCCAG gtGATGATTTTGCTATCATACAGCAAGAAATCTTAATGATGAAAGATTGTAGACATCCCAATATCATAGCATATTATGGCAGCTACTTGAGAAGGGACAAATTATGGATATGTATGGAATATTGTGGGGGTGGATCATTACAAGATATTTATCACA TAACTGGACCATTATCAGAAATACAGATAGCGTATATGTGCAGAGAGACTCTTATGGGATTAGCTTATTTACATAGTATGGGAAAAATGCATCGTGATATAAAGGGTgccaatatattattaactgAGGCAGGTGATGTGAAATTAGCTGATTTTGGAGTGTCCGCTCAAATTACTgcaacaataaataaaaggaaaagttttATAGGTACTCCTTATTGGATGGCACCTGAG GTCGCAGCAGTAGAAAGAAAGGGTGGGTACAATCAATTGTGTGATATTTGGGCTTGTGGTATAACGGCGATAGAATTAGCAGAATTGCAACCTCCTATGTTTGATTTACATCCAATGAGAGCTTTATTCTTAATGTCCAAATCTGGTTTTAAACCTCCAACATTAAAAGACCGTGACAAATGGAGTCCAACGTTTCATAATTTCGTCAAAGTTGCTTTAACTAAAAATCCTAAAAAGAGGCCAACGGCAGAAAAATTATTGCAG catGCATTTTTTCAAGGAGAAATGAATAAACGATTGGCTTTGGAATTATTGCAGAAGGTATCAAATCCTAGTCATATGTTCACCGATTTAGAAGCTGATGAAGATGGAGCAGTACCTAATGTACCACAAAGAATTGCTTCAAGGCATACAGCAAGACCTAGGCCAAAAAGCCCCATATCGCAATTAGATAGTGAcg ATTTAATTAACCTCGATGGTAGTACATTACAAAGAGATTCTATAACTCCTTCGGTAGATACTAATCCAGCGTGGGATATTATggatataatgaataatgtgAAG gCGGTACATAATTGTGATGTTCATCCTGACTGTGGAATTGGCACTGCATTTGAAGATGTACAAGAAAA GAGTCTATTGCAGTACATTGATGAGGAGTTGTTGCTAAG GGGAAATGCAATGTCGATGGTTGGTGGGCATTGCGATCAGCTATACTCCCTGCA ggCAACACTTCCGCTTGGAGAATCTTCAAACGAGTGCGAGGTACATTGTGGATACTACAATAATGTATCTG GGTCTCAAGCAAGTCCTAGACGTCACAGTTCTGTAGACGAGTTATATGGCTTGGTAAACAGTTCTCATTCCTTAACAGCTGTGAATGGGCAACGTCAAAGGTCACTTTCAGATAGTGGTCCTAGAGATGAATCTCTACAATCTAATG gaGATAATGAAATATCAGGAGATGGGGAAAGGGAAAGTATTAGTCCGGATCTTTTATCGGATACACCACCTGTACCACCAAGAAGAAGGGATAGAAAAAGGCATACACCTCCAAGACCTATAAGTAATGGCTTGCCACCAACTCCGAAGGTTCATATGGGAGCATGTTTTTCAAAg gTATTTAATGGTTGCCCTTTGAGAATACATTGTACAGCTAGTTGGATACATCCTGATACAAGAGATCAACATTTACTTATTGCTGCAGAGGAaggaatttataatttaaacttAAATGAACTCCATGAAACTGCAATAGATCAATTGTATCCTAGACGTACAATTTGGATGTATGTTATCAAGGATGTCCTTATGTCCTTGTCcg gAAAAACACCTCAATTATATAGACATGATTTATTAGCAATGCAGAGCAAACAGACTCATAGGTTCTCATTGCATATGAACAAAATACCCGAGAGATTAGTACCTAGAAAATTTGCACTTACTACAAAAGTACCAGATACTAAAGGTTGCACTAAGTGTTGCGTCGGAAGAAATCCATATAATGG ATATAAGTACCTTTGTGGGGCAATGCCAGcaggaatatttttaatgcagtGGTATGATcctttaaacaaatttatgcTTTTAAAGCACTTTGATTGTGCTCTCCCATCacctttaaatatatttgaaatgattATTACACCTGAAATGGAATATCCAATGGTGTGTGTATCAGTCAAACAACCATatcaacaaaataaattaaaattggatttaattaatatgaattctgGAGCAAGCTGGTTCCATAGCGATGAGCTAGAGGATATGGATGGTTCAG CAACTGTGATACCGAGAAGAGAAAATCTTCATGTCATTAATGTGACACAACTTGAAAAGGATGCAATACTTGTGTGTTATGAAa atGTAGTTAAGGTGGTTACGTTACAAGGAAAACTCAGGGTAAGCAAGAAGCAGATGTCGGAACTGCATTTCAATTTTCAGATAGAATCAATTA TTTGTTTACCAGATAGCGTATTGGCATTCCATAAACATGGTATGCAAGGTAGAAGTTTTAAGAATGGTGAAGTTACACAGGAAATTAGTGATCCAAGCAGAACATATAGGTTACTTGGTTCggataa GGTTGTAATGTTGGAAAGTCATTTGGTTCACACAGGCACATTGACAGAGACTGAAGGAgcagatttatatatacttgctGGGCATGAAGCCAGTTATTGA
- the LOC124431508 gene encoding mitogen-activated protein kinase kinase kinase kinase 5 isoform X9 translates to MALNANALSSDISRRNPQDEYELIQRIGSGTYGDVYKAKRLSMNDLAAIKVIKLEPGDDFAIIQQEILMMKDCRHPNIIAYYGSYLRRDKLWICMEYCGGGSLQDIYHITGPLSEIQIAYMCRETLMGLAYLHSMGKMHRDIKGANILLTEAGDVKLADFGVSAQITATINKRKSFIGTPYWMAPEVAAVERKGGYNQLCDIWACGITAIELAELQPPMFDLHPMRALFLMSKSGFKPPTLKDRDKWSPTFHNFVKVALTKNPKKRPTAEKLLQHAFFQGEMNKRLALELLQKVSNPSHMFTDLEADEDGAVPNVPQRIASRHTARPRPKSPISQLDSDDLINLDGSTLQRDSITPSVDTNPAWDIMDIMNNVKAVHNCDVHPDCGIGTAFEDVQEKSLLQYIDEELLLRATLPLGESSNECEVHCGYYNNVSGSQASPRRHSSVDELYGLVNSSHSLTAVNGQRQRSLSDSGPRDESLQSNGDNEISGDGERESISPDLLSDTPPVPPRRRDRKRHTPPRPISNGLPPTPKVHMGACFSKVFNGCPLRIHCTASWIHPDTRDQHLLIAAEEGIYNLNLNELHETAIDQLYPRRTIWMYVIKDVLMSLSGKTPQLYRHDLLAMQSKQTHRFSLHMNKIPERLVPRKFALTTKVPDTKGCTKCCVGRNPYNGYKYLCGAMPAGIFLMQWYDPLNKFMLLKHFDCALPSPLNIFEMIITPEMEYPMVCVSVKQPYQQNKLKLDLINMNSGASWFHSDELEDMDGSATVIPRRENLHVINVTQLEKDAILVCYENVVKVVTLQGKLRVSKKQMSELHFNFQIESIICLPDSVLAFHKHGMQGRSFKNGEVTQEISDPSRTYRLLGSDKVVMLESHLVHTGTLTETEGADLYILAGHEASY, encoded by the exons ATGGCATTAAACGCTAACGCACTGTCCAGTGACATAAGTCGTAGAAATCCGCAGGACGAGTATGAGCTCATTCAACGAATAGGCAGTGGAACTTATGGAGATGTTTACAAG gCTAAAAGATTATCGATGAACGATCTTGCCGCCATCAAGGTTATCAAATTGGAGCCAG gtGATGATTTTGCTATCATACAGCAAGAAATCTTAATGATGAAAGATTGTAGACATCCCAATATCATAGCATATTATGGCAGCTACTTGAGAAGGGACAAATTATGGATATGTATGGAATATTGTGGGGGTGGATCATTACAAGATATTTATCACA TAACTGGACCATTATCAGAAATACAGATAGCGTATATGTGCAGAGAGACTCTTATGGGATTAGCTTATTTACATAGTATGGGAAAAATGCATCGTGATATAAAGGGTgccaatatattattaactgAGGCAGGTGATGTGAAATTAGCTGATTTTGGAGTGTCCGCTCAAATTACTgcaacaataaataaaaggaaaagttttATAGGTACTCCTTATTGGATGGCACCTGAG GTCGCAGCAGTAGAAAGAAAGGGTGGGTACAATCAATTGTGTGATATTTGGGCTTGTGGTATAACGGCGATAGAATTAGCAGAATTGCAACCTCCTATGTTTGATTTACATCCAATGAGAGCTTTATTCTTAATGTCCAAATCTGGTTTTAAACCTCCAACATTAAAAGACCGTGACAAATGGAGTCCAACGTTTCATAATTTCGTCAAAGTTGCTTTAACTAAAAATCCTAAAAAGAGGCCAACGGCAGAAAAATTATTGCAG catGCATTTTTTCAAGGAGAAATGAATAAACGATTGGCTTTGGAATTATTGCAGAAGGTATCAAATCCTAGTCATATGTTCACCGATTTAGAAGCTGATGAAGATGGAGCAGTACCTAATGTACCACAAAGAATTGCTTCAAGGCATACAGCAAGACCTAGGCCAAAAAGCCCCATATCGCAATTAGATAGTGAcg ATTTAATTAACCTCGATGGTAGTACATTACAAAGAGATTCTATAACTCCTTCGGTAGATACTAATCCAGCGTGGGATATTATggatataatgaataatgtgAAG gCGGTACATAATTGTGATGTTCATCCTGACTGTGGAATTGGCACTGCATTTGAAGATGTACAAGAAAA GAGTCTATTGCAGTACATTGATGAGGAGTTGTTGCTAAG ggCAACACTTCCGCTTGGAGAATCTTCAAACGAGTGCGAGGTACATTGTGGATACTACAATAATGTATCTG GGTCTCAAGCAAGTCCTAGACGTCACAGTTCTGTAGACGAGTTATATGGCTTGGTAAACAGTTCTCATTCCTTAACAGCTGTGAATGGGCAACGTCAAAGGTCACTTTCAGATAGTGGTCCTAGAGATGAATCTCTACAATCTAATG gaGATAATGAAATATCAGGAGATGGGGAAAGGGAAAGTATTAGTCCGGATCTTTTATCGGATACACCACCTGTACCACCAAGAAGAAGGGATAGAAAAAGGCATACACCTCCAAGACCTATAAGTAATGGCTTGCCACCAACTCCGAAGGTTCATATGGGAGCATGTTTTTCAAAg gTATTTAATGGTTGCCCTTTGAGAATACATTGTACAGCTAGTTGGATACATCCTGATACAAGAGATCAACATTTACTTATTGCTGCAGAGGAaggaatttataatttaaacttAAATGAACTCCATGAAACTGCAATAGATCAATTGTATCCTAGACGTACAATTTGGATGTATGTTATCAAGGATGTCCTTATGTCCTTGTCcg gAAAAACACCTCAATTATATAGACATGATTTATTAGCAATGCAGAGCAAACAGACTCATAGGTTCTCATTGCATATGAACAAAATACCCGAGAGATTAGTACCTAGAAAATTTGCACTTACTACAAAAGTACCAGATACTAAAGGTTGCACTAAGTGTTGCGTCGGAAGAAATCCATATAATGG ATATAAGTACCTTTGTGGGGCAATGCCAGcaggaatatttttaatgcagtGGTATGATcctttaaacaaatttatgcTTTTAAAGCACTTTGATTGTGCTCTCCCATCacctttaaatatatttgaaatgattATTACACCTGAAATGGAATATCCAATGGTGTGTGTATCAGTCAAACAACCATatcaacaaaataaattaaaattggatttaattaatatgaattctgGAGCAAGCTGGTTCCATAGCGATGAGCTAGAGGATATGGATGGTTCAG CAACTGTGATACCGAGAAGAGAAAATCTTCATGTCATTAATGTGACACAACTTGAAAAGGATGCAATACTTGTGTGTTATGAAa atGTAGTTAAGGTGGTTACGTTACAAGGAAAACTCAGGGTAAGCAAGAAGCAGATGTCGGAACTGCATTTCAATTTTCAGATAGAATCAATTA TTTGTTTACCAGATAGCGTATTGGCATTCCATAAACATGGTATGCAAGGTAGAAGTTTTAAGAATGGTGAAGTTACACAGGAAATTAGTGATCCAAGCAGAACATATAGGTTACTTGGTTCggataa GGTTGTAATGTTGGAAAGTCATTTGGTTCACACAGGCACATTGACAGAGACTGAAGGAgcagatttatatatacttgctGGGCATGAAGCCAGTTATTGA